In Paenibacillus protaetiae, the genomic stretch TCCACCGGTCACGTGCTGGATGAAAACGGGCAAAAAATGTCCAAATCAAAAGGCAATGTCATCGACCCGTGGGAAATCATCGACGAGTATGGCACGGACGCTTTCCGCTGGGCTTTGCTTGCCGACAGCGCGCCTTGGAACAACAAACGGTTCTCCCGCGGCATCGTAGGCGAAGCCAAATCGAAAGTGGTAGACACAATTGTCAACACCCATGCGTTCTACGCGCTGTATGCTTCGATCGACGGTTTTGTAGCTGAGGAGCATGCGGAGAAGCCGTCCGCCAACAAGCTGGACCGCTGGATCGTATCCCGCCTGAACAGCTTGACGAAGACGGTTGTCAAAGGTTTGGACAGCAACGACTTCCTGAACCCGGCCAAAGCGATTGAAACGTTTGTGGATGAGCTGAGCAACTGGTACATCCGCCGCTCGCGCGACCGTTTCTGGGGCAGCGGACTGACGGAAGATAAAATCGCCGCTTACCAAACGCTGCGCAGCGTACTGCTCACGCTTTCCAAGCTGATCGCGCCGTACACGCCGCTTGTGGCGGAAGATGTATACGGTAACCTCGGGGGCGGCGAAAGCGTGCATCTGGCCGACTATCCGGTTGCAGACGAAGCGGCAATCGACGAGCAGCTGGAGCGGGACATGGAGAACGCGAAGCTCATTGTGGAGCTGGCGCGCAACGTCCGCAACGAAACCGGCATCAAGACGCGCCAGCCGTTGTCGGAGCTGATCGTTTCACTTAGCGATGATTTTGATGTAGAAGGCTATCAAGACATTATCAAGGATGAAATCAATGTGAAGGCTATTGCAGTTCAACATAGCGACAGCGGGTTTGTTGATTTTGCTTTCAAGCTGAATTTGAAGCTTGCCGGCAAAAAATACGGCAAAAACGTTGGCCCAATCCAAGCCTGGCTGAAAGGTCTGTCTCCGGATCAGACACGCGCTGCCATGCAAGAAGGCGCTCTTGCCTTTACGACAGCGGAAGGCGAAGCACTCTCGATTGCCATCGACGAGCTGCTTGTCGAAAAACAAGCGAAGTCCGGTTTCGCGTCCGCTTCTGCTAATGGCGTGACTGTTGCGCTCAATACGGAAATTACGCCTGCGCTTGAGCAGGAGGGCTGGGTGCGCGAAGTAGTGCGTGCCGTTCAGGATACGCGCAAAAAGCTGGACCTGCCGATCGAACGCCGCATTGATCTTGTGCTTGAGGCTGACCGCGAGCTGCAGGCTGCACTTGAAGCATTTGAAGATGTGCTGCGCGAAAGCGTCCTGCTGAACAGTGTAACGTATGGAACGGATGCGCAAATGGAACGCGTACAGCTTGGGGAAAAAGAGTTAGGAATCCATATTCGCGGGTAATATATATTAGTCAGGCATTTCGCCGGCTATAAATGAATAAGCCATACAAACGGCGCCTAATGTCCCGCTGTCAGCGGCATTCGGCCAGGCTCCCTGCGCGGAGCCGCACCGCCTGTATGGCTTTAATACTCGCGAAACGGCCCCTCCGAATGGAGGCGGAATGGTTTTCGCCTGCAAAGGGGGACGGAGATGGAGCGCAAGCCGGATAAGGAGCGGACGGATGATCGGGATGAAATCATTCAGTCGTTAAGCTTTCTCGATAAACGGCTTCAAAAAATTGCCGCTGATATGGAGAAAACGCAAATTGCCGATTACGTCGATTTGATGAACCGGCCATTTAAGCTGATTTGGCGAAATCTCGTTGCCGGTCTGGCCAGAGGCGTCGGCATCGCGGTCGGGTTTACTTTTTTTGCGGCAACGATTATTTACTTCCTCCAAATATTAGGCGCTTTGAATTTGCCGATTATTGGCGACTATATAGCGGACATTGTCCGCATCGTGCAAATTCAGCTGGAAGGCAAAACGTATTAATGAAAGAAGAGAACCGTTAATTAACGGTTCTCTTCGTCTTCAGGAGCAATATCCGGCTCCAAGCCGTGGTCGCCTTCATCCGCGTCCAGATAATGGTCGTACCGGCGGTTGCGTACAATATACGTATGGCGCCCGGTAATGTCAGAAGCGACAAAACTTTCGAACGGCTCGACATAACCGTCCAGCTCATCTGCTTCAATACCGACATGGTCATAATCGGTTGCTTCATTGTTTTCGGAATAGGCGGGTGATGAGGAATCGCCCCAGCTTTCAACGATTTGCCAGGCGTCTTCGCCGTCAAAGCCGTTGTAGGAATCCTGCTCGTCCATACTGGTTCGTCCAAACGGCGGATTCAGGAACTGTTCCTCGACCGGGCGATTACTGGACATTTGCTGCCTCGGTGCATGCTCGGCGCAATATAAAGCATCGGGCAGCGCTTCAAGCCGCTCAAACGGAATATCGCGGCCGCATGTCCGGCAGACGCCGTAGGTACCGGCGTCCATAGCTTGAAGCGCAGCGTCGATCCGGTACAGATGCAGCTCCTTATTTTCCAGCAGGGCGATGTCCTTGCCGCGTTCAAACATTTCGGAGCCCAAGTCGGCCGGATGATTGTCAATCGGCGACAACTCCCCGGTCATATCGCGCATTGACTCGGTCAAGCCGTAATGGCCGTTTGCTTCCAGCTCGCGTTCGACGGCTGCTTTATCTTGTTCCAGCCTCTGCCGAAGCTGCTCAAGCTGACTGCGTTGAAGAGCCATATTTTACCGCTTCCTTTCACATCGAAGTGAGGCCTGCATGGCAATAGCATTTGCAGGAGAGCCTTAATTATTGTGAGGACATCGCTGGGAATTGCAATTGGAAATGAAGTGGCGGCGCTGTCTGCCATTATGCTACAATATGGACGGACATATTAAGGGGGATGGCAAATTACATGCGCTTGTTCTATTACGGAATTGCATTGTTTGTATTTGTGCTTGATTTGGTAACGAAAAAAATCGTTGAAGCCCAATTGGAAATTAGCGATCAAATCAGCGTCATAGGGAATTTTTTCCTTATTACGTCTTACCGCAATCGCGGGGCGGCATTTTCCATATTGCAAGACCAGCGTTTCTTCTTTATTGCCATAACGGTTATTATCGCTGTCGGCATTATATGGTACATGCAGTCCATAAAAGATAAAAACCGCGCGATTTTGTTGACCGGGCTTGGTTTTGTGCTAGGCGGAGCTACCGGCAATTTTTTGGACCGCGCGCTGACAGGCGAAGTGGTTGATTTTCTGCAATTCAATTTCGGCAGCTACACGTTTCCGATCTTTAACATCGCCGATTCGGCCATTACCGTCGGCGTAGTGCTTATTATTATTGACACGTTACTGCATTCAAAAGATGAGAATAAGAGCTTGAATGGCGGAGAGGACAAGGAAAACAACGGGCATGAGCAACGTACCATCTCTTAATACGGAAGATCAGTTTGAATGGGTCGTTTCGCAGCAGCAAGCAGGCGAACGATTGGATAAATTTGTTAACGAACAATTGGATATCGACGGCGTCTCCCGGACGCAAATCCAGGACTGGATTAAGCAGGGAGCAGTGCAAGTCAACGGCAAGGCCGTCAAACCTAACTATAAATTAAATGAAAGCGACCAGCTGCTGGTTGTCGTACCGGAGCCGGAGGACGCCTCGATTGAACCGGAACCTATTCCGCTGGACATCGTTTATGAGGATTCGGATGTAATCGTCATCAATAAGCCAAGAGGCATGGTCGTGCATCCGGCTGCCGGACATTCCTCCGGCACGGTCGTTAATGCTTTGATGTACCACTGCAAAGATTTGTCCGGCATTAACGGCATGCTTCGTCCCGGCATCGTACACCGTATCGACAAAGATACATCCGGTTTGCTGATGGCCGCCAAAAACGACCTGGCGCATATTTCGCTGGCCGAGCAGCTGAAGGATCACTCTGTTACCCGCAAATACATTGCGCTTGTTCATGGCAATATGCCGCATGATCAAGGAACGGTGGATGCGCCGATCGGCCGCGACCCGCATGACCGGAAACTGTTTACGGTTACCGACCAGAACAGCAAGCGCGCCGTGACGCATTTTCTTGTAAAAGAGCGGATCGGCGACGATTTTACGCTGCTCGAGCTTCAGCTCGAAACAGGAAGAACGCATCAAATCCGCGTCCATATGAAATATATCGGTTACCCGCTGGCAGGCGATCCGGTATACGGCCGCAACAAGACGGTTGCATTAAACGGGCAGGCTCTGCATGCCGCGGTTATCGGCTTCAGACATCCGCGCAGCGGACAATATTTGGAATTTGAAGCGCCGATTCCGGATGATATGGAGCAAGTACTGCAAGCATTAAGACAACGTTAATCAGGCTAAAATAAATAAGCTACCACAGTTCCGATGCGAAAAGTGCAAACTTTTCTCCAATTAAGTCATTAATGTGAATCGGTCAAGTAAGCTATCCTAGAGCTAAATCGTACTTTTTTAGGTACAACCTATAAGGATTGGTGATTTCATGACTCTCATTAACGGCAATTATCTGGAGCTGCAAGGCAGCTATTTGTTTTCGGAAGTGGCGAAACGCCGCACCAAATTTGCTCAAGAAAATCCAAACGCGGAAATTATTAGCCTTGGCATTGGCGATGTCACGCGCGGCCTGCCGGAAGCGGTTATTAAAGCGATGCACAGCGCGGTTGACGAAATGGCTGTACCGGGCTCTTTCCGTGGTTACGGCCCTGAGCAAGGGTACGATTTCTTGATTAACGCTATTATTGAAAATGACTATAAAGCCCGCGGCATCGACATTCAAGCGAATGAAGTCTTCCTTAGCGACGGGTCGAAATGCGACGTAGGCAACATTCAGGAAATTTTCAGCAACGATACGATTGTGGCCGTGCAGGACCCCGTCTATCCGGTATATGTGGATACGAACGTAATGGCTGGCCGTTCGGGCAAATTCAATAAAGAGACGAACCGCTATGATAACATCGTGTATCTGGAATGCACGGCGGACAATAACTTTAAACCAAGCTTGCCTGACCGCAAAGCGGATTTGATCTACCTCTGCTACCCGAACAATCCGACGGGCATGACGCTTTCGAAAGACGAACTGAAAAAATGGGTCGATTATGCCAAAGCTAACAATGCGATCATTTTGTATGACTCGGCTTATGAAGCGTTTATTCAAGAAGAGGATGTTCCGCACAGCATTTATGAAATTGAAGGCGCTAAGGAAGTGGCCATCGAATTCCGCAGCTTCTCCAAAACAGCCGGCTTTACGGGCATCCGCTGCGCGTACACGGTAGTGCCGCGCGAGCTGAAAGGCTTTACGCCTGACGGCCAGCAAGTGCTGCTGAACGATCTGTGGAACCGCCGCCACACGACGAAGTTTAACGGTGTGTCCTATGTGACGCAGCGCGGTGCGGCTGCCATTTATTCGCCGGAAGGCAAAGAGCAGATCAAAGCGCTTGTTGATTATTACATGACCAATGCTAAAATTATCCGCGAAGGACTTGCTTCGATCGGCCTGGAAGTGTATGGCGGCGTTAACGCACCGTATATCTGGCTGAAGACGCCAAACGGCCTTGATTCCTGGGCGTTTTTTGACAAGCTGCTTTCGGAAGCGAACATTGTCGGAACGCCAGGCGTCGGTTTTGGCCAAAGCGGCCAAGGCTACTTCCGCCTCACCGCTTTCGGCAGCCGTGAAAACACGGAAAAAGCAGTGGAAAGAATCCGCGGCCTGTCGCTGTAACATCCATTTATTAGAAGCTCTATCCAACTGCCGCAAAGCCGATTGGCTGCGCGGCAGTTTTTATTTGACATGTACAATCGCCCGCATAAACGGCCATACTAAAAAGGTCCTTTATAGCTCTTGACAGGAGTCATGATGTCTGGCATAATTTCTACGATACATGGCAGTACCTTTAACTCAGTCCCGTGAGGCTGGCAAGGTAGCGTGAATAACTTTTGTACCGGGCAATGGATAGTGCAGCCGGGGTAAGCCGTCTCTCGAGGCAGAGCGCGGATGCCCTTGGCTGTCCGTGCGCCTGTGTGCAATGACACACTCCTTGCGTTAAGCAAGGAGTTTTTTTGTGCCTAAAGTTACTGCGCCCTTCGGTTAAAGCAACCCACAACTAAGGCAAGCTGCGGAAAAGGAGGAAGGCTTCAGATGGAGGAACAACGTTTAGTGCTTATGGATGAGACGGCAATCCGCCGTGCTTTGACTCGAATCGCCCATGAAATTGTCGAACGGAATAAAGGAATCGACGATTGCGTGTTCGTCGGCATTCGAACAAGAGGCATCTACTTGGCAAGAAGAATTGCTGAACGTATTAACGACATCGAAGGCAAACCGGTTAATGTGTACGATCTTGACATTACGCATTACCGCGATGACCGGGTCCGGCCGGAGGTATCCGACGCGGAAGTGGTCGGTCTGCCGGAAGACCTGATTAACGGAACGTTCACAGTGCAAGACAAACGGGTCATTCTGTTTGACGATGTGCTGTTCACCGGACGAACGATTCGCGCTGCGATGGATGCGCTGATGGACAGCGGCAGGCCGCAAAGCATTCAGCTGGCCGTGCTGGTGGACAGAGGACATCGCGAGCTGCCGATCCGTCCGGATTTTGTAGGCAAAAACGTGCCGACCTCAAAGCAGGAAGAAATTCAAGTTTCCTTGTCTGAAATTGACTCGACCGATCAAGTAACGATTATTCAACAAAGGGGCAAGCTGTATGACAACACTGACAGCTCTTAAACAGCGTAGTTTGCTCGGACTGAAAGAACTGGATAAAGAAGAAATCGAATCGATTTTGCAGCGTGCGGCATTTTGGGAACAGCAGGACAACAAAGTAAATGAAGTCCTGAACGGCAAATTTATCGCCAACATGTTTTTCGAGAACAGCACGCGCACCCGCTTTTCCTTCGAAGTAGCGGAGAAACGGCTTGGCGCAGAAGTTCTGAACTTCGCAGCGGCCGCTTCCAGCGTAGAGAAAGGCGAATCGATCTACGATACAGTCAAAACGCTTGAGTCGATGGGGATTGACGCAGGCGTCATCCGGCTGAAGCCAATCGGCGTACTGGCCGAGCTTGCCGACAAAATTAAAGTGCCGCTGATCAATGCCGGCGACGGCAACAATGAACACCCGACACAAGCGCTGCTTGACTTGTATACGATGCGCAACCATTTTGGCAATTTGAGAGGTTTGACTGTTACAATTGTCGGCGATGTGATGCACAGCCGCGTGGCTCGTTCGAATGTGTACGCGCTGCGCAAATTTGGCGCTAACGTTCAATTCTGCTCGCCGGATAATATGCGCGCGCCCGAACTGGACGTACGGGAAGTTTCGATGGATGAGGCGCTGAAATCAGATGTGGTTATGATGCTTCGCGTCCAGCTGGAACGCCATGAAAGCGGCAAGCTGAAATCCGCTGAGCAATACCGTGCACAATACGGCCTGACTGTAGAACGAGCGGCTAAAATCGGCTCCCATGCCATTATTATGCACCCGGCTCCCGTAAACCGGAACGTCGAAATCGACAGCGAGCTTGTCGAGCATCCGCAATCCCGCATCTTTACGCAAATGGCGAACGGCGTGCCGATTCGGATGGCGGTTATCGAACGGGCTTTAAGCTAGAACATCTAAGCAAATCGAATAAAACCGGAGGGTGAACAAACAATGTCATTATGGATTATAGGCGGCAACGTATGGAACGAAGCCTCTGGCCAATTGGAGAAAAAAAATATCCGAATCGAAGGAACGGCAATCGCAGAAATCATGGACGGTTCGGTAACACCGGACACCGGCTCCGCTGAAGTGATTGACGCAGCCGGCAAGCTGGTATCGGCTGGTTTCATCGATATGCACGTGCATCTTCGTGATCCGGGATTTGAACATAAAGAAGATATCGAAACAGGAACGAAATCGGCGGCAAAAGGCGGCTTTACGACAATCGCTTGCATGCCGAATACACGTCCGGTGACGGACACGCCGGAAACGGTCGAATATATTTTGAACAAAACGGCGGAGGTGGGCTCCGTGAAGGTGCTGCCTTACGCCGCCATTACGAAAAACGAGCTGGGCCGCGAGCTGACCGACTTCGCCGCGCTTAAAGCAGCCGGAGCTATCGGCTTTACGGATGACGGCGTTGGCGTCCAAAGCGCGCAAATGATGAAGGATGCGATGGCGCTTGCCAAATCGCTGGACATGCCGGTAATCGCGCATTGCGAAGACAACACGCTGGTTGAAGGCTTGTACGTGTCGGAAGGCGAATTTGCCCGCAAAAACGGCATCAAAGGCATTCCGAACGAATCGGAAGCCATTCATGTCGGCCGCGACGTTCTGCTTGCGGAATCGACAGGCGCGCATTACCATGTGTGCCATGTGAGCACGGAGCAGTCGGTCCGCCTGATCCGCCTTGCTAAGAGCGTCGGCGTGCAAGTAACTGCAGAAGTGTGCCCGCACCATCTGGTATTGTCCGATGAAGACATTCCGGGCATGGATCCGAACTGGAAGATGAACCCGCCGCTCCGTACGCCTCGTGACGTACAGGCGGTCATCGAAGGGCTGGAAGACGGCACGATTGACATCATCGTAACCGACCATGCGCCGCATGCTGCGGAAGAAAAAGCAAAAGGCATGCAGCTTGCGCCGTTTGGCATCGTTGGTTTTGAAACGGCGTTTCCGCTGTTGTATACAAAATTTGTGCGCACGGGCAAATGGTCGCTCGGCTTCCTGCTGCAGCGCATGACCAGCGACCCTGCAAGGGTGTTCCGTCTTGCGGAAGGCCGTCTTGAAGCAGGCGCTCCGGCGGATATTACGATCGTTGATTTGGACAACGAGCGTGCAGTCGATCCGGCAACCTTTGCTTCCAAAAGCAATAATACGCCATTTGGCGGCTGGAAGCTGTACGGCTGGCCGGTAGCGACCGTGGTGAACGGCGCCGTTGTTTGGGCAGAATAAGCAATAGAACAGAACATGCACACCTGAGGAGTGATACGGATGGAAGCAAGATTATTGTTGGAGGACGGCACGTTGTTTACGGGTCTCTCGTTTGGAGCGGAAACCGAAACGATGGGCGAAGTCGTTTTTAATACAGGCATTACCGGTTATCAAGAAGTAATTTCGGACCCGTCTTACTGCGGGCAAATCGTTACGATGACTTATCCGCTGGTTGGCAACTACGGCATCGCGCGCGACGATTTCGAATCGATTCGTCCTTATATTCACGGTTTTGTTGTTCGCCGCCACGAACCGGTGCCAAGCAACTGGCGCGCCCAATACACGCTGGACCGCCTGCTGAAGGAATACGGCATTCCGGGCATCAGCGATATCGACACACGCATGCTGACTCGCAAGCTGCGCCATTTTGGCACGATGAAAGGCATTCTGACGACGGGCAAAGAACGGATCGAAGAGCTGCAGGAACGCCTGTCGCTGACGACGCTGATGACCGATCAAGTTGCCCGCACCTCGACCAAATCGGCTTTCTCGAGCCCAGGCGAAGGCGAGCGTATCGTGCTTGTCGACTTCGGCGCAAAAAGCGGCATTCTGCGCGAGCTGACGAAACGTGGCTGCGACGTTGTCGTTGTGCCTCATGACACAACGGCGGACGAAATCCGCCGCCTGGCTCCGGACGGCATTCAATTGTCCAACGGCCCTGGCGACCCGAAAGACGTTCCTTACGCGGTCAAAATGATTTCCGAGCTGCTCGGCGAATTCCCGATCTTCGGCATTTGCCTTGGCCACCAGCTGTTTGCCCTTGCTTGCGGCGCAGATACGTCCAAGCTGAAATTCGGCCATCGGGCGGAAACCATCCGGTCAAAGAACTGGAAAGCGGCCGCTGCTACATTACATCGCAAAACCATGGCTACACGGTGCTTGACGAATCCGTGGCCAACACAGACCTGATTGTTACGCATATCAATAACAACGATAAAACCATCGAAGGTTTGAAGCATAAGCAATATCCGGCTTTCTCGGTGCAGTATCACCCGGAAGCGGCGCCTGGCCCGTTTGATTCCAGCTACCTATTCGATCAATTCCTGGATATGATCCGCGAACATAAAAGCCAAAACCCACAAAAGCCTCGTCAAGCTATACTTGCGGAGACGTTGAAAGGAGAGCTTCTGTATGCCCAAAAATAAAGAGCTGAAAAAAATTCTCGTTATCGGTTCCGGCCCGATCGTTATCGGCCAAGCGGCCGAGTTTGACTACGCCGGCACACAAGCTTGCCAAGCGTTAAAAGAAGAAGGTTATGAAGTTGTTCTGATTAACAGCAACCCGGCTACGATTATGACCGACACGAACATGGCCGACAAAGTGTATATCGAGCCGATTACCCTTGAGTTTGTAACGCAAATTATCCGTCAGGAGCGTCCTGACGGCCTGCTGCCGACACTGGGCGGCCAAACCGGCCTGAACATGGCCGTTGAGCTTGCGAAAGCGGGCGTGCTGGAGCGCGAAGGCGTGAAGCTGCTTGGTACGCAGCTGTCGTCCATCGAGCAGGCGGAAGACCGCGACCTGTTCCGCGACCTGATGCGCCGCCTGGATCAGCCGGTGCCGGAAAGCACCATTGTAACAACGGTGGAAGAAGCGGTAGCTTTTGCTAACGAAATCGGCTATCCGATCATCGTTCGTCCGGCTTACACGCTGGGCGGCACTGGCGGCGGCATTTGCGCGAACGAAGAAGAGCTGCTGGAGACGGTTGCTTCCGGTATCCGCTACAGCCCGATCAATCAATGCTTGATCGAGAAATCGATCGCCGGCATGAAGGAAGTTGAATATGAAGTAATGCGCGACGCCAACGATAACTGTATCGTGGTGTGCAATATGGAAAACTTCGACCCGGTTGGCGTTCATACCGGCGACAGTATCGTCGTAGCGCCAAGCCAAACGTTGTCCGACCGCGAATATCAAATGCTTCGCTCGGCATCGCTCAAAATTATCCGCGCGCTGAATATCGAAGGCGGCTGCAACGTGCAGTATGCGCTTGATCCGTTCAGCTTCCAATATTATGTCATCGAAGTAAATCCGCGCGTAAGCCGCTCCTCTGCGCTTGCATCCAAAGCAACCGGTTATCCGATTGCGAAGATGGCGGCCAAAATCGCAGTTGGCTACACGCTGGACGAACTCGTTAACCCGGTTACAGGCCAAACGTATGCATGCTTCGAGCCTACGCTCGACTACATCGTATCGAAAATCCCGCGTTGGCCGTTCGATAAGTTCGTGAACGCCAACCGCAAGCTGGGCACGCAAATGAAAGCAACCGGCGAAGTTATGGCGATTGGCCGCACGTTCGAGGAATCGATCCATAAAGCAGTTCGCTCGCTGGAAATCGGCGTTCACCGCCTGCATTTGAAAGAAGCGCACAAGCTGGATGACGAAACGCTGCGCACCCGCCTGGTGAAGCCGGACGACGAGCGTATGTTCCTGATCGCAGAAGCGTTCCGCCGCGGCTACACGCTGCAAGAGATTCAAGACCTGACAAAGGTTGACTGGTGGTTCCTGGATAAAATCGAAGGCATCGTAGCGTTTGAAGATAAAATCCGCAAAGAAACGGCGTTGTCGAAAGAAACGCTGTATGCGGCAAAACGGAAAGGCTTCTCGGACCGTTCCATTGCGGAACTGCGCCGCGAAGGCAATCCGAAAGGCAGCAATACGGACGAGCATGAAGTGCGCGCGACGCGTCTTGAACTCGGCATCAAGCCGGTTTACAAAATGGTTGACACATGTGCTGCCGAGTTTGAAGCAACAACGCCTTACTACTACTCGACTTATGAAGTCGAAAACGAAGTAACCGAAACTAACAAGCAAAAAGTGCTTGTGCTTGGTTCCGGCCCGATTCGGATCGGCCAAGGCATCGAGTTCGACTATTCGACTGTGCATGCGGTTTGGGCGATTCAAAAAGCGGGTTACGAAGCGGTGATTATTAACAACAACCCGGAAACCGTATCGACGGACTTCAGCACGTCCGACCGCCTGTACTTCGAGCCGCTTTTCTTCGAAGATGTAATGAACGTCATCGAGCAGGAGAAACCAATCGGCGTTATCGTTCAGTTCGGCGGCCAAACGGCGATCAACCTGGCTGCGCCGCTGGTCAAAGCCGGCGTTCGCATCCTCGGTTCGAGCCTGGAAAGCATCGACGCTGCGGAAGACCGCAAAAAATTCGAAGCGCTGCTTCGCAAGCTTGACATCGCTCAGCCGCAAGGCAGCACGGTAACAAGCGTTGACGAAGCGGTTGAAACGGCGCAAAGCCTTGGCTATCCGGTACTGGTGCGTCCTTCGTACGTCCTTGGCGGACGCGCGATGGAAATTGTATACTCCGATCAAGAGCTGCTGAGCTACATGGAAGTAGCGGTTAAAATCAATCCGGAGCATCCGGTCCTGATCGACCGTTACATGCTGGGCAAAGAAGCTGAAGTTGACGCGATTTGCGACGGCGAAACGGTTCTTATCCCAGGCATCATGGAGCATGTGGAACGCGCAGGCGTTCACTCCGGCGACTCGATCGCGGTATATCCGCCGCAATCGCTGTCGGAGGACATCAAAGCGCAAATCGTCGACATCACGGTTAAAATCGCAAAAGAGCTGAAAGTTATCGGCCTTGTGAATATCCAGTTCGTTATTCATAACGATAACGTATATGTTATCGAAGTGAACCCGCGTTCGTCCCGTACAGTTCCGTTCCTGAGCAAAGTAACGAATCTGCCGATGGCGAACCTGGCAACCAAAGCGATTATGGGCACGAAGCTTGCCGATCTTGGCTATGAAGACGGCCTGTGGCCGGAAGATGACTTCGTATCGGTGAAAGTGCCGGTATTCTCCTTCGCGAAGCTGCGCCGCGTTGACCCGACGCTGACGCCGGAAATGAAATCGACGGGCGAAGTAATGGGCCGCGATCAGCAATATGCCAAAGCACTGTATAAAGGGCTTGTAGGCGCAGGCATGAAAATTCCGCAGCAAGGCGCAATTATTGCGACTGTAGCTGACAAGGATAAAGAAGAAGCGACGGAACTGCTCCGCGGATTCTACCAGCTCGGCTACAAAATTCTCGCAACCGGCGGCACGGCAACAGCTCTTGAAGCGGCCGGCATTAAAGTCGAACGCGTCAACAAGCTGAGCGAAGGTTCGCCTAACATTCTGGACATGATCCGTGAAGGCAAAGCGCATTTTGTAGTGAACACGCTCACCAAAGGCAAAACGCCGGAGCGCGACGGCTTCCGTATTCGCCGCGAAGCGGTTGAGAACGGCGTCGTGTGCATGACCTCGCTGGATACGGTCCGCGCACTGCTTCGGATGATTGAGACGATTAACTTCGCGTCCCGTCCGATGCCGGTTTTGCAAAAATAAATGATTGAGCACGGTCAAACGATTCGTTCCCGGTACAGCGCCTTAGCGGCGCTTGCCGGTGGACGGCGGTTGGCCGTTTATTATGAGAGGAGCGGGAGCAATGTTAACCAAAGATCAGGCAGCCGGCCGGATTATGGTCGCTTTGGATTATCCGGATGCGGGTTCCGCGGACAAGCTGCTGCGCGAGCTGGAAGGCATCCCTTGTTATATGAAGGTTGGCATGCAGCTGTTTTACGCCGCTGGCCCTTCTTTTGTGGACAGCTTGAAACGGCAGGGCTACCGGGTTTTCCTCGATGTGAAAATGCATGATATTCCGAATACCGTCAAAGGCGGCGCGAACAGCATTACAAAGCTGGGCGTCGATATGTTTAACGTTCATGCCGCAGGCGGGTCGGCGATGATGAAGGCGGCGCTTGAAGGCGTGGAGGCTGCTGTTGCAGGCGGCGCCGAACGCCCTGCGGTTATCGCCGTAACCCAGCTGACCAGCACAAGCCAGGAAGTGCTGAACGGCGAGATCGGCATCGCAGGAACGGTGGAGCAAGCGG encodes the following:
- a CDS encoding DUF5665 domain-containing protein, with the translated sequence MERKPDKERTDDRDEIIQSLSFLDKRLQKIAADMEKTQIADYVDLMNRPFKLIWRNLVAGLARGVGIAVGFTFFAATIIYFLQILGALNLPIIGDYIADIVRIVQIQLEGKTY
- a CDS encoding TraR/DksA C4-type zinc finger protein encodes the protein MALQRSQLEQLRQRLEQDKAAVERELEANGHYGLTESMRDMTGELSPIDNHPADLGSEMFERGKDIALLENKELHLYRIDAALQAMDAGTYGVCRTCGRDIPFERLEALPDALYCAEHAPRQQMSSNRPVEEQFLNPPFGRTSMDEQDSYNGFDGEDAWQIVESWGDSSSPAYSENNEATDYDHVGIEADELDGYVEPFESFVASDITGRHTYIVRNRRYDHYLDADEGDHGLEPDIAPEDEENR
- the lspA gene encoding signal peptidase II, translated to MANYMRLFYYGIALFVFVLDLVTKKIVEAQLEISDQISVIGNFFLITSYRNRGAAFSILQDQRFFFIAITVIIAVGIIWYMQSIKDKNRAILLTGLGFVLGGATGNFLDRALTGEVVDFLQFNFGSYTFPIFNIADSAITVGVVLIIIDTLLHSKDENKSLNGGEDKENNGHEQRTIS
- a CDS encoding RluA family pseudouridine synthase, whose translation is MSNVPSLNTEDQFEWVVSQQQAGERLDKFVNEQLDIDGVSRTQIQDWIKQGAVQVNGKAVKPNYKLNESDQLLVVVPEPEDASIEPEPIPLDIVYEDSDVIVINKPRGMVVHPAAGHSSGTVVNALMYHCKDLSGINGMLRPGIVHRIDKDTSGLLMAAKNDLAHISLAEQLKDHSVTRKYIALVHGNMPHDQGTVDAPIGRDPHDRKLFTVTDQNSKRAVTHFLVKERIGDDFTLLELQLETGRTHQIRVHMKYIGYPLAGDPVYGRNKTVALNGQALHAAVIGFRHPRSGQYLEFEAPIPDDMEQVLQALRQR
- a CDS encoding LL-diaminopimelate aminotransferase, translated to MTLINGNYLELQGSYLFSEVAKRRTKFAQENPNAEIISLGIGDVTRGLPEAVIKAMHSAVDEMAVPGSFRGYGPEQGYDFLINAIIENDYKARGIDIQANEVFLSDGSKCDVGNIQEIFSNDTIVAVQDPVYPVYVDTNVMAGRSGKFNKETNRYDNIVYLECTADNNFKPSLPDRKADLIYLCYPNNPTGMTLSKDELKKWVDYAKANNAIILYDSAYEAFIQEEDVPHSIYEIEGAKEVAIEFRSFSKTAGFTGIRCAYTVVPRELKGFTPDGQQVLLNDLWNRRHTTKFNGVSYVTQRGAAAIYSPEGKEQIKALVDYYMTNAKIIREGLASIGLEVYGGVNAPYIWLKTPNGLDSWAFFDKLLSEANIVGTPGVGFGQSGQGYFRLTAFGSRENTEKAVERIRGLSL
- the pyrR gene encoding bifunctional pyr operon transcriptional regulator/uracil phosphoribosyltransferase PyrR, yielding MEEQRLVLMDETAIRRALTRIAHEIVERNKGIDDCVFVGIRTRGIYLARRIAERINDIEGKPVNVYDLDITHYRDDRVRPEVSDAEVVGLPEDLINGTFTVQDKRVILFDDVLFTGRTIRAAMDALMDSGRPQSIQLAVLVDRGHRELPIRPDFVGKNVPTSKQEEIQVSLSEIDSTDQVTIIQQRGKLYDNTDSS
- a CDS encoding aspartate carbamoyltransferase catalytic subunit; this encodes MTTLTALKQRSLLGLKELDKEEIESILQRAAFWEQQDNKVNEVLNGKFIANMFFENSTRTRFSFEVAEKRLGAEVLNFAAAASSVEKGESIYDTVKTLESMGIDAGVIRLKPIGVLAELADKIKVPLINAGDGNNEHPTQALLDLYTMRNHFGNLRGLTVTIVGDVMHSRVARSNVYALRKFGANVQFCSPDNMRAPELDVREVSMDEALKSDVVMMLRVQLERHESGKLKSAEQYRAQYGLTVERAAKIGSHAIIMHPAPVNRNVEIDSELVEHPQSRIFTQMANGVPIRMAVIERALS